A region of the Silene latifolia isolate original U9 population chromosome 9, ASM4854445v1, whole genome shotgun sequence genome:
ATTAACAATTCAAGAAGAGCGATTGAAAGTGGGTAGCCCTACTGTTCCTGTTGAACCTATGGATGTTGCTGCCTTTGCTGTCCGACCAGCAGCTTCTGGTCCCTCTAATAATACGACCGATTGGCGTGCTCTTCGAGCAATTGAGAAACAGGAACGTCGGAAATTAAAATGCTCTCACTGCAACGGGTCTGGACATGAGGCCTCCTCTTGTTTTATTCGGACACAAAAGTTCCCCGATTGGTGGGGGGATCGTCCTCGCACCATTGAAGAAGTGGCTGCTCGGGCTCGCTCTAACACTGGTGCGGCTGCCTCGACATCTGCTCGGGTGAATGCTGCTGCCGGGCCTTTTTCCTCCTCTGCTGACCGTTTATCTGGTATGTGTTCTGACTGGATTATCGATACAGGGGCCTCACGTCATGTTACGGGTAATATTTCATGGCTCACTAATTCCCGTCCTATTCCCGCATGCCCAATCACTTTACCAAATGGACATATTGTCTCGGCCAATGTGGCTGGGACGGTCTGGTTTTCGGCTGCTCTATTTCTCACTGATGTCTTATTCGTCCCAAACCTTACTTGCAATCTATTATCTGTTTCGCAGCTAGTCGCCGCTACAAATTGTGTCTTCAGCTTTACTAATCATTCCTGTCATATTCAGGACCCTTCGCTGAGGACGAGGATTGGAGCCGGTGAGCTACGAGACGGTCTTTATTTTCTTCGTGTGATGGGACAGCCGACTGCTATTCATGCGGTGAGCGCAGCAGCTTCTTTTGATTTATGGCATAAGCGGTTAGGACATCCTTCGAATAAAGTGGTTCATTTGCTTCCACAAGTTAGCAAGTTTAGTACTGTTATTGATTCTCCTTGTGATATTTGCCATCAGGCCAAACAACATCGTCACAGTTTTCAATTAAGTCATAATAAGTCCGCGGATATTTTCTCTTTAATTCATTGTGATTTGTGGGGTCCTTATCGAACTCCTTCTTCTTGCGGAGCTAGATATTTTTTGACTATTGTTGACGATTATTCACGGGCTGTGTGGGTTTATCTTCTTTTCGATAAAACTGAGGTCACGACTACTTTTATGAATTTTTTGGCAATGGTCGACACTCAGTTTTCTAAACAGGTTAAAATGGTTCGGTCCGATAATGGCAATGAATTTAATGCCATGGCCGAATATTTTGTGAAGCATGGAATAATTTTCCAAACCTCTTGTGTGGGTACACCACAGCAAAACGGACGTGTTGAGCGTAAACATCGTCATCTAGTAAATGTGGCTCGTGCTTTGCTATTTCAAGCTCATCTGCCTGTTTCCTTTTGGGGCGAAAGTGTACTCACTGCTGCATATTTAATTAACCGCACACCCTCACTCCTTCTTCAAAATAAGACACCTTATGAGATTTTATTTAACACAATACCGTCTTATCAAAATATTCGGGTGTTTGGGTGTCTATGTTTTGTGCATAATCAAAATACCAACGGAGATAAATTTGCCAAACGCAGTCGTAAATGTATTTTCGTTGGCTATCCATATAACAAGAAAGGGTGGAAAGTTTTCGATCCTGAGACTGGTAAAAATTTTGTCTCTCGAGATGTATTTTTTTATGAGAATTCTTTAAATGAACCCCTTTCTAGCTCGGAATCCCCATCCACTCCCACCGATACTCCATTTGCAGACGAACCCACGGATATTTCCTCTGCTGAATTGTCCACGGGTGCTGATGATGACACGGGTACAGCTGCCCACACGGTCGAAAATTCAGGGACTGATGCAACTACTCCAGACAATTTAGGGACTGGTAATACAATGGGCACTGCGGATACCTCGGGTACTGATGATACCTCGGGTGGGGGTCCTGCTACGGATGCTCTTCCTGACACGGGTAATGCCGACGAGGTAGGGGCGGTCCATAATGAAGTACTTGGCCGCGGATATCGTGTTAAAATTCCTAGCAGCCGTCTCCGTGATTTCCTTGTTGGTACCGCTGCTGATCCCATCACACCACCGTCATCGCCCGATAGCTCATCGACATCCCCTTCCTCTTCCTCAGGTACGACATACTCCCTGGTTAACTATATTAATTGCAATAAATTTTCTTCTTCCCATCGTCAATTTCTTGCAGCGATTACGGCTGGAGTTGAGCCGCCTTCCTTTCGTCTTGCGATTACGAACCCAAAATGGTGTGCCGCTATGCGAGACGAGATAAATGCCCTTGAAAATAATCACACATGGGACCTCACAGATTTGCCAAGTGACAAAAAAGCACTCGGGTGCCGATGGGtgtataaaattaaatacaaatccaACGGTGACATCGAGCGTTATAAAGCACGCCTTGTTATTTTTGGAAATCATCAGGTCGAAGGAATTGATTACGGTGAAACTTTCGCTCCAGTTGTGAAGATGGTCACAATTCGAGCCTTTCTTGCCGTGGCTACCATTCGCAAATGGGAACTTCACCAGATGGACGTCCATAATGCGTTTCTTCATGGCGATCTAACCGAAGAAGTTTATATGCGTCTGCCTCCGGGGTTTAGTAAAGGTCATGAAGGGAAGGTATGTAAATTGCGCAAGTCTCTATATGGGCTTCGTCAAGCACCACGTTGTTGGTTCGCTAAGCTAGGCTCAGCTTTGCGTAAATACGGGTTTGTGCAATCCTATTCCGATTATTCCTTATTCAGTTATGTTAAAACTGACATATGCATTCACGTCTTGGTGTATGTGGACGATCTCGTTATAGCCGGTAATAATTCCAAGGCCATTAATTCCTTTAAAGAATACCTTAATAAATGTTTCCACATGAAAGATTTGGGTCCGTTGAAGTATTTTTTGGGCATTGAAGTAGCTCGTAATACAGAGGGAATTTTCCTCAATCAGCGCAAGTACGCACTTGACATTATTTCGGAAGCTGGGCTACTCGGGGCTAAGCCGATTGCTACTCCCTTAGAGCAACACCATCAGCTCGGCCTTGCCAAAGGAGAGCTCATTTCGGATGCTGAGTCATACCGTCGACTTGTGGGTCGTCTTGTCTACCTCGCTGTCACACGCCCCGACCTTACTTATGCAGTTCACTGTTTGTCTCAATTTTTACATCAACCACGAAAGGAGCACATGGATGCCGCTCTTCGTGTAGTTCGCTACTTAAAAGGCAAACCGGGCCAAGGAATTCTGCTCAAAGCCGAGAATTTCCTCACTGTAACTGGGTGGTGTGATTCGGATTATTCCGGGTGTCCCTTGACGCGTAGGTCCGTTTCTGGTTGGCTGGTTTTCCTTGGAGACTCCCCCATTTCTTGGAAAACCAAGAAACAGCACACAGTCTCTTTATCCTCGTCAGAAGCGGAGTACCGTTCCATGGCCAATGTCCTTTGTGAATTAAAATGGCTCGTAGGTCTTCTCTCAAGCTTGGGTATTTCGGTTCCGTGTCCTATGAAGATTTTCTGTGACAATCAGTCGGCCTTGCAGCTCGCTCATAATCCTGTTTTTCACGAGCGCACTAAACATATTGAGGTGGACTGTCACTTCATTCGGGATGCTATCACTGATGGCCTAGTCACTGCTACTCACGTTGATACACGATCTCAACTTGCTGATATTTTCACAAAATCACTTGGCTCTGCTcaattttcttctcttcttggCAAACTTGGCGTCCTTGATCCGCACGCTCCAGTTTGAGGGAGGGTATTAGGGCCGAATTAGGCCACATAATATACGTATCATATTGCCTTGCTTTATGTGATATGATACGGATATTATCTCGATATTGTTTTGATATTGTTTCGATATTTTAGGGGTTTGTTTCCCTTTTATTAGGATTCAATATTCTCTTGTAATCCTATATAAGGAGTTCCATATTATTGAATACACAATACATTGAACGTCAACAATACTCGTTCCCTTTAACAcataatccggtccggaccggaaaatgGGATCGGTCCGGACCGGAATCGAGTGGACCGGAACCGAAATTAAAAATTTCGGTCCTgtctccggtccaccattttcCAAGATTCCGGTTTTCGGTCCggaccggtttggaccggaatgcctagaattattgttattttcatttttttttgttaaaattgtatttttattccggtCTAATCCGGTCCAGCCGGTCCAATGGACCGGAATTTTTTgaccggaatttgaaaaagtgggtaattccggtccaaccggtccggtcccggaccgGAATATTTGtaatccggtccggtcccggtccaTGAATTTTGCCTATTCTGGTTCCGGTCCAAACCAGTCCCGGTCTAatccggtccggttttggaccggtgcccaGCCCTAGTGGTGGGAGGGCGATAGTAGAAGTAAAATTAACGGAATGTTAGAAAGGGGTTGATTTGCATATAGTCCCAAATGTTTGGGAGTAAATTGCACATTTAAAAACATTTGGGACTAAATTGCACATAACCCCAAACGTTTGGGGGCAATTTGCTACTTTTCCCAATAAATTTATAATATATGCATTAAAAAAAAGGTACATGAATGTTTGAGCAAAATTCAATGATTTCTTTTTCATAATCTAACTAGtctagatcccgcgcaaatgctcGGTATATATAGACATTTTAATTTTTACTGTATTACTTATAGATTTTATGTTTATATCTCatgaatttttattaaaaaaaaattaatattaaaattaatcaagagaattAAGTAATTCCACGATATGtgttttttttatgaaaatattttaaataCCTCAAATTATTTTATACCATTtatttttgatggggcatattctgcaccgctgatcaagtcaacatattgagcaaggtcaagggtatccacagcaaagtcaacgactcagacagtctagccgatgcatcccatcggcctgtcacctgggtcccggcctggcaactagccagccggggcatatatccgcgtactcatatccaagacctctcggtcggcctgccataggtccatcggccgagggtagaacggtctttccacctgctagccacttggccactacgtgacaaaaggtgaaagtctataaatactcctcaaccttcattgaggaaaggatccacaatttaacctaataaccactattcatctggtaatatcttccttatctctctacaatatactcttagccaagttacaacaacttacctctctaagtttactgacttgagcatcggagtgagtacgctcggccaaagccgagccctcagtttgttcatcgtttcaggagaccgaaaggaggattcaagcaaagacgtcattctacaagccacgggtggtaacaatacttgctctggaattacacccggaacaatttttaaaaaaaaaaaaattattcttttaggtttaataatggtgaaaagttttttttttttcttaaatgaaaaattagtttaataaatgaaaatctaatttgtttccgtATATAAGCTTGGGCACTTTGGAGGTAAAACTTTAGAAAAGTTTTAAGAAGATTAGTTCCACCAAAAACTTTCTTAAGCTTCTTAATTTGTTCGGCGTCCAATAATGTAATCTTTTGAATAATATCGGTAGGCAAATCATGATTTTCGAAAAGAGAATTAGTACTAGCTTGAAACCTAGGATTTGGGCTAGCAAAAGCAGCATAAGCAACAATAGGAGTTTGACGGGCATTGATTTAATTTGAAAATGTTCGAGTGTTGTGCATGGGAGAATAAAGAGGTCACCTTTTTCTAAGTCTTATAAAAAGGCGTGTTATTCGTGTCAATAAAACCAACAATAATTATACCCTCAACAACTAAAGCTAGTTCAGAGACACGGTGGGTGTGGATGGTTCCAGCCCCGCCTACATCAAAGCCCGCTCGGGACCATAGATAACCCCATGCCACCTAAAGCCGGAAATTGTGTGATAAAAAGCGGTCGAGGCCCCCAATTTAAAGATGTTGGAGGTGTTGCTAGGCATGCGGAGGCCCGAGTAAGAGAAGTCATCAACCGTGATTTTTCCAGGGTCTTTGCAAGAGTAGCCTGATAGTCCATGCGGTAGGGTTGGGTCCGCCACACAATAGTCAAGTTCTAAAGTGTTAGCGGAACCGGACGAGACGAAAAGAAAGAAGGCAATGAAAACGGGGAAGATCATTTTTGGTGGATGTAGTGTAATTGAGTGGTACTTTGTCATGAATAATTGTTAGGTGTATTTATAGAGTCTCGATGTTAAGTAATAATCATGAaattaatttatctatttacatgaaaaaatcacaaaaaacatTTATACCTCCAGGCTCCAGTAGTATAATATAAGCTTACAACCAACCTATATCTAACCGAACTTATAAGAAATTTTTCTGAGTTTTCTTaaagtttatattttttttttttgttttaagtgGGCGACTTCAGAAACTTTATGGTATTGCTTAAATTCTTTAGaacaaaactcaaaatttttgcTATAAAATTCAAATTCTACACCACCTGTTATACtataactggttgtataatctatCAACTGAAAAAAATAACGCTAATAATATACCATAGCGACTTTGGTGGATTAGGTCTTAGAAAATCGTTTTTATTCTTTCTCTTACAACTTTAAAAGTGTACATGTATGTACGACATTTGTACGTACATCTTTTTTGCTTTTTGTGGGTGAAAATTGAACCCTTATTTCAGGGTTGGAGTAAAAAAGCTCTTATCACTTGAGCTAACTTACTCTACGTACATCTTCTTTGAAAGGAAAATATAATGAATAACATAACTAAGGATTATATCGTTTTTTGGTAGTTTATTATTCCGTCTTGATTAAGAATACGACTATCATCTTTATTTCTAATTCTCAAGATCATTGCAATATTCTTATTAAATTTGCCTAATAATGAGTATTTAAAAATCACGTATATtcgttttcaaaaaaaaaaaaaaaatcacgtatATTCTCAAAATACTGGGTCATCATTTGCTTGATTGCATTCCTTTTTTTTAAGCATTTGAATATGAAGAATCAAACCCTACCTTTTTATACCAAAAAAATATCACACTTTAATCAAACAAGCTAACAGAGGAATATACTCCTTGATAATTGAATATACCCATGAAttcacacacacatatatatagagTAAATCAAGTAAGTTTGTACAATTCACGTGAATTTGGATAAAGAAAATTATCATATACGTGAATTAAACTTTTGTACAATTTTTCGACGCCTATATTAACCAAAAACATTCGTTCTAATTGAAGATTTGatattattttaaattataatgTCAACTAACATTCGAAATTGTACTCTCATAAATGATACTTCGTTGTAACTAACTAAAGAACTTGGCCAAGAAATTAGTACTAGTCTGCCTTACCGGAACTACGATGAGTCGATGATGAGATGGTTTAACCATTGTAATAGAGGGCAATTCTCGCAAAAAAAAAGGCAACAAATAAAGAGAGTCAAAGATGTGCTCACTTTGCAACAATCCATCAAAAAATCGACTCAATCAAAAGTTTAAGCTGATAGTTGCAGTCATATAATTTGTTTGATACATACTCTTAACCCCATGTATGAGAGTCGGAAAGAACACAATATGAAAATGGCTCAAACAGTTAATTACAAATCATGTTGAGACGATTATAAGaaaaaagaaggattttctaacatgtgccctaagggcacatgatAAGAAGTTAAGTAGGGAAAGATATTCAACATTATATCACTAATATACGGTTTCAAAATGAGTATAGCCGTATAGGCACtcgttttaagtttttttttttgttaagttGCCTGAACCCTAAACAAGCTAATTTAGATCGTTTAAAGGAACTTATTTTGCGAATTGATCAGCGCTTTTAGAGTGATTTTGTTTGACAGATATAAAATCTTTGCTAACATAAAAGAAATTGGGAAAAATAGAagtctcaattattaatttaaataacTAGAATCATACATGAATTTTTATCACGAGAATAAGTTTTAATTCACTAGCTACCTAATTAGTTCCACCAAAAGCGTTCTTAAGCTTCTTAATCTGAGTGACATCCAAAAGAGTAACCTTCTGAATAATTTCAGTAGGCAAATCATTTTTAAAAAGAGCAAGGTCAACGGCTTGAACTCCGGGATTGGGACTAGCAAAAGCAGCATAAACAACTGCGGGAGTTTTTCCAACATTCACCTGAAAATGCGCGAGTGCTGGTGGGACCACAAATAAGTCACCCTTCTCCATTGTCTTATAAAAGGGTTTGTTATTCGTGTCGATAAAGCCAGCAATAATCGTACCCTCCGTCACTATAGCAAGTTCTGCGACTCTGTGGGCGTGAATAGGTCCAGCCCCTCCTACATCAATGTCGGCTCGGACCATGGATAGACCCATACCATTTAAGGCCGGGAATTGATCCACCAAGGCATACGAGACACCGAATTTGAAAATGTTGGAGGTGTTTGCGGGTGTTCGGAGACCCGAGTATGAGAAGTCGTCGGTTGTGACCTTTGTCGGGTCTTTGCATGAGTAACCCGACGGTCCGTGAGGAAGGGTTGGGTCGGCCACACAGTAATCAAATTCTATTTGATTACCATAAGAAGAAGATGTGAAAAGAACAAGCGCGATTATGATCGGGAAAAACATTTTGGTTATAATTGTTTTATTAGATTGAATATAATTCTTAGTTGTCAGTTTGGTTGAAACTTTGTAAATTTTGAGGGTCTATTTATATTGTTTTCTTGTAAACTAAAGTGCATTTTAAAATAACGTTTTAATGGTGCAAATCACGtttaaaatatgactaatcttTCTGATTCTCAAGATCATTGCCATTTTTTATTAAATTTGACTAATATATAAGAAAAATCACGTTAATCTTCTTTGAAAGGCAAATACAACGTGATTAAGGATCATGATTATGTAAATCTCTCGTTTTTTAAGTTAAGAATATGACTATTATCCTTTGGATTCACAAGATCATTGcctttttttctttaattttgcctaataaATATGAAAAGTCAAAATAGTTGGCAATAATTTGCTTGATTCCATTCCATTTTTGATTTTACGGAAAATTCAAATGGTACTCTTGAGGTTCGCCACTTTGCACGAAATACACATTTGTTCGAACATAAAATTTTTAAGTAACCATAGTGGAACCCGACCTTTTaatcagtaagtggattatacatttgATATAATACATCAGATGGTATAACTTTTGAGCATTAAGTTAGAGTTTTTGAAttttaattcaaaaattttgagttttattataaagtttttgagttcgtttacttaaacattaatctcaaaaatctcccctactactaagagaataaaattctcaagtagttttcccgcctaacttGCACTGCTCTTTGATGGGCCAATCTAAGTTGGGCCGTCGacttttaataaatcaaatttgctTTTGCGTCAAGTCTAACGTATGATTTGAATCAATTGAAAACCTATACATGGAAACAAATGTATGCTTTGACTTTTCgaataaatgcaatcctatacatGGAAACAACTTCTCAAATTATGCAATCTTTACAATATTATCCCGAAAATATGCAATCACAATCAATTACTCCCTAATATATTATGCAATTTTACAACATATCAATTGCACTCTCGAATTATGAAATCTTTATTTTAGTAATATGGAGTATATGGAGTATGGAGTATTTTTTAAATAATGTataacaatttttatgtattttcttaTAGGAAATAGAAAGTGAAAATGTTAGTTTTAATAATTTGTAAATTGTCTTTTTAAACGCGTAG
Encoded here:
- the LOC141600579 gene encoding auxin-binding protein ABP19a-like — protein: MFFPIIIALVLFTSSSYGNQIEFDYCVADPTLPHGPSGYSCKDPTKVTTDDFSYSGLRTPANTSNIFKFGVSYALVDQFPALNGMGLSMVRADIDVGGAGPIHAHRVAELAIVTEGTIIAGFIDTNNKPFYKTMEKGDLFVVPPALAHFQVNVGKTPAVVYAAFASPNPGVQAVDLALFKNDLPTEIIQKVTLLDVTQIKKLKNAFGGTN